In Senegalia massiliensis, the genomic window TACTGGTATTGTTCTTAGTGCCTTAAACATTCCTCCTGCACCATTTGTTTCTTGTCCTATTATTCCATGAGAAAGTGGTATTCTTTCATCTAATACTCTTGCATCTAATCCTCCAACTCTTATTTGAGTCATTATAAAGTCAGCATCTTTTATTGCACTTTTTCTGTCTAATGTTTGAAATATTTTTATAGGTAATTTTGCTTTTTCTATCATTCTTTTTGATAGATTATATATTATATCTAATTTTTCTTTTCCTTCTTCTATATCTACAAGGTGTAATTCTGTTATTTTTAGTTCATCATATCTTTTTATAAATCCTTCTATAAGCTCCGGAGTATAAGATGAACCTCCTCCTATTACTACTACTTTTAAATTTTTATTCATCATTTCATCTCCTTTAAAAATATTTTTTAGTACTCATAAATATATTATACACCAAACTTGTATATTTGTATATACAAGTTTATAAACCATAAAAAGATTCTACGATAGAAATATCGTAGAATCTTTTTATTATTTCTTCAAATATTTAATTGCTATTTTATTTACAAGGCTACCGTCTGCTCTTCCTTTTATTTGAGGCATTACTTTGCCCATTATTTTTCCCATATCTTTCATAGAATTCGCTTCAGTTTCTTCAATAGCTTGTTTTACTATTAATTCCAATTCTTCTTCAGATAATTGCGGTGGTAAATATCCCATTAGAATATTTATTTCTTGCTCTGTTTGAGAAACTAAATCATCACGGTTACCTTTTTTAAATTCATTAATAGAATCTTTTTTCTGTTTAACTTGTTTAGATATTATATCTAATATAGCTTCATCATTAAGTTCTATTCTTTCGTCTACTTCTTTTTGTTTAATAGCAGATCTAATAAGTGTAATGGTATTTTTTCTAAGTTTCTCCTTATTTCTCATAGAAGTCTTTAGATCATCCATTAATTTAACCTTAAGTGACATTAATTCACCTTCTTAAAATATTATCTTCTTTTTCTTTTATTTTTTCTTCTAGCTGCTTCTGCTTTTTTCTTGCGAGCTACACTTG contains:
- a CDS encoding GatB/YqeY domain-containing protein produces the protein MSLKVKLMDDLKTSMRNKEKLRKNTITLIRSAIKQKEVDERIELNDEAILDIISKQVKQKKDSINEFKKGNRDDLVSQTEQEINILMGYLPPQLSEEELELIVKQAIEETEANSMKDMGKIMGKVMPQIKGRADGSLVNKIAIKYLKK